gcttatttgactatatgttgatatatgtgcatatgtgtggttgtgttacagacgcCATGCCTTCTTCTTCCAATACTGGAGTATCAGACACATTGGACCCCATGGCGGTTGTATCAGACGATGAGATACTATCCGAGGGAGAGGTTTACACGTCGGATACCACGAGCACGGATGaagacgatttccagcccttcgcgtTGCCGGATCTCGGTAACGATGCCCAGCACGCTGATGGTATTCCTGATGGGGATCTACCCCTTGCCTTGATCCCTGCTCCCATTCCACTTGCTGCATTTCCCGTAGGGGATTTGCCACTCGATGTTGTGTCCGATGACGACATCGATCTTTTCGAGGGTCCCCCTGAGGATGACCATGAGGGTGGGGCCCCGATTGCTGATGATGTCGCCATTCCTTTGGATGAGGTTCCGATTGCGGATGCTGTTGTTTTACCGCCTGCTGAGGCTCCTGTGGAGGAGGCTCCTGCTGATTCACCTGGTCCAGACTTGTTCGAGTCTGTGGCGTCCGCTTCCTTGCAAGACTGGGGCGTGCAGCACTACTCTCCTAGTATTGACCCAGACATAGCGATGTCAGCTGCACCTGGTTCACCCCACGCGTTTGAGTTTGATCATGAGTTCGAGGACGAGTTTGATCCAGTTTTTCCTCCTGATTTTGATCCCGATCACGAGATCGAGTTTATTCCTTTGGACCAGCCATTGGAGGCACCAGTGGCTCCTATTGATCAGTTTCTTGATATACCTGCCGACCTTGATATGGACTTTGTCGACCCTGAGCCTGTCGTGGCACCAGAGCCTGTTATTGCTCTTGATCCTGTACCGGTGCACGACCCTGTTCTTATGGATGCACCAGCTATTGCACCACCTATTGTTGATATTCCCATTGTTGCACCACCAGTGGTGGATGATCCTATTGCTGATGCACCCGCGCATGCACCACCTTTTGTCGACCATGCACCCTTTGCTACGCATGTCGACACTCGATACGCCgacacccgtaacgggtggatCGACGATGATGATTATCCCCCGTTCGTGCTACCAGTCACTCCTCCTATAGCACCTGTTTCTGCACCTATTGATGTTCCCTTTTTCCACCCACACATCTCTGATGTCCATCGCACCAATCTTCCCATCACATTCCTCCAGGACATTCCCCCACcacgtcctggggagggttcatcGAGGCAGCAGCCTACTTACGTTCCACCTGTATCATCATCCGTTCCGTTCATGTCCCAGTTCCCTCACACTACACCACCTTTTGTACCTTCAGGCAAGCCGTTTCTGTGGGCTTCGCCCAATGTTATGCCGCTATCAGACCTGTATCACCCGTTCCATGTTGGACACACTACAGAGGACATACTCATCTCCCTTCAGCTACAGCAGGACGCACTGAGTCGTCGCGTTCAGGAGTTAGAGAGAGCTCCACGTCCTCCATGTCACTGTCAGACTCCTTTTGTCGCACCACACACTCCCCTCCCGCTACCCCCGATTCGGATGTTCGTTTTCTTACACCTGAGCAGCAGATTGCCTATTTGCTATGCGTTATTCATACCCTTGAGGAGGATTGGGTGCACATGCGCCGTTTGCTCTTCTCTtatcttcctcctcttcctccaCCATCAGCGTAGCTAGATTTTTGGTTTGGTGCAGGTAGACTGTTTTGGTGAGAAAGTCGCAATTGGGCCAGCATACgaagacttttggaagaccacACTTTTGTATAATTTATGTAGACTGGCTTGTATTTTTGGGGGTGATGTAACCCCATGATCTTATCATGATGTATGATGTACTGTAAAACATGTAAAACTATATTGTGGTCATGATTAATGAAAGCCCAATGGCAACGTTCTCACTACATTCTTTATttgattatttgttttatattataacatgggatgttatgtggttgatgaatgttattacgaacgcatattatttacttactatgacctgaccaatatgataatcttttagaagatgcctccacgacgtAACACCCACCTGCCTACTACTGAGGCGGAACTCCAGGGGATAATTGCCGCAGCTATAGCACAATATGCGGCCTCCCACGCAGAAACAAGCAGGAATACTtcaaacaacaacaacgacaacAATAACAaaccacccaatggtaatgtctAAGTCGCTTGAGACACAttatgatacatttggatatttctaGCACATCCGCTAATGCCATCTGTAAATactaatgtatgtgcagggtgcacctacaaacaatttctTGACTGTAAGCCCGtaaatttcgacggcactggaggtgctgttgcaTTCGTCAGGTGGGCAGAAAAGACAGATTCTGTcctaaggatgagcaagtgtgctcctgaGCAACAAGTTACATACTTCTCAGGGCTGTTTCTTGATGGTGCCCTAtcgtggtggaatctgcaagtgcaaacaTTGGGAGAAGCGGCGACATATGCATtaacatggaatgagctgaaggagcttaTGAGGAAGAAGTATTGTTCGCGGGCTGAAATACAGAAgct
The sequence above is drawn from the Helianthus annuus cultivar XRQ/B chromosome 12, HanXRQr2.0-SUNRISE, whole genome shotgun sequence genome and encodes:
- the LOC110931243 gene encoding calphotin-like — its product is MPSSSNTGVSDTLDPMAVVSDDEILSEGEVYTSDTTSTDEDDFQPFALPDLGNDAQHADGIPDGDLPLALIPAPIPLAAFPVGDLPLDVVSDDDIDLFEGPPEDDHEGGAPIADDVAIPLDEVPIADAVVLPPAEAPVEEAPADSPGPDLFESVASASLQDWGVQHYSPSIDPDIAMSAAPGSPHAFEFDHEFEDEFDPVFPPDFDPDHEIEFIPLDQPLEAPVAPIDQFLDIPADLDMDFVDPEPVVAPEPVIALDPVPVHDPVLMDAPAIAPPIVDIPIVAPPVVDDPIADAPAHAPPFVDHAPFATHVDTRYADTRNGWIDDDDYPPFVLPVTPPIAPVSAPIDVPFFHPHISDVHRTNLPITFLQDIPPPRPGEGSSRQQPTYVPPVSSSVPFMSQFPHTTPPFVPSGKPFLWASPNVMPLSDLYHPFHVGHTTEDILISLQLQQDALSRRVQELERAPRPPCHCQTPFVAPHTPLPLPPIRMFVFLHLSSRLPICYALFIPLRRIGCTCAVCSSLIFLLFLHHQRS